From one Nothobranchius furzeri strain GRZ-AD chromosome 2, NfurGRZ-RIMD1, whole genome shotgun sequence genomic stretch:
- the syt14b gene encoding synaptotagmin-14b isoform X1 produces the protein MAFFKNFQPTLPSVNISSILDSVSSRVDDLANAVSDATYAVSDQLTEQVTTMINKVQEEEDVENDSGQDSGQASSTQQGRAGSKSIWQRDSDQDQASDAAGGEHTQSQLEWEWRDGCWRVKKTEAEIAEEERRKKEQKELQEKREQRRKERREKQLEKEANSKRDVEEFNVEETNGDEGEEDEDQLAAQEKGGCDKTPLPADCQTETRRSEQKDEEEEVVEDGSEREADSEGEDESKSSSTMKQKMDEKNGMESSKKSEKAADVERKRKKEKKKKGKKDGPASDGEEEQRPEAMTQHNATSVQSKSGQSGEQEGYSSEASSEWAATSIQRIKKHSSQSELQPPPYQHESSGKGNSSRSDWGNRRASTQHGCDSPRCSSEASVDQDTDSYLNKGCEEDIPSDSTAVLGPEDGLQLPAAYEPEPLAQYGTLDVAFEYDSSEQWLAVTVTAATDIPALKQTGNISWQVHLVLLPTKKQRAKTGVQKGPCPVFTETFKFSRVEQEALGDCAVRFRLYSIRRMKKEKVLGEKVFYLTKLNLQGKIALPVTLEPGSELTGCGSLVSVSRSAGAVSYRSTEDSSLPEILLGLIYNSATGQLSAEVIQGSHFKTTGSDKPVNDLFCCVKHFVGGQLYIMRDTYVKLTMLDSKGKEMSKHKTAVCRGQPNPTYKETFMFQVALFQLSEVSLVLSVFCRRSSMKPRERLGWVSLGHSSTGEEQQAHWTEMREADGQQVCHWHTLTDT, from the exons ATGGCCTTCTTCAAGAACTTCCAGCCGACCCTGCCGTCTGTCAATATTTCCTCCATCCTGGACTCGGTCAGCAGTCGTGTGGATGACCTGGCGAACGCCGTCAGTGATGCTACCTACGCCGTCAGCGACCAGCTCACCGAGCAGGTCACTACTATGATTAACAaggtgcaggaggaggaggatgttgaAAATGACAGCGGTCAGGATTCGGGTCAGGCCTCCAGCACCCAACAAGGCAGGGCCGGCAGTAAAAGCATATGGCAGAGAGACTCGGACCAGGACCAGGCGAGCGACGCTGCAGGGGGAGAGCACACTCAGAGTCAGCTGGAGTGGGAATGGAGGGACGGATGCTGGCGAGTAAAAAAGACAGAAGCCGAGATAGCAGAGGAAGAGAGGAGGAAAAAGGAGCAGAAGGAGCTCCAGGAAAAGAGAGAACAGAGGAGAAAAGAGAGGAGAGAGAAGCAGCTGGAGAAGGAAGCCAATTCAAAAAGAGACGTGGAAGAATTCAACGTGGAGGAGACAAACGGGGATGAAGGAGAGGAGGATGAAGACCAATTAGCTGCTCAGGAAAAAGGTGGCTGTGATAAAACTCCTCTTCCAGCCGACTGTCAGACTGAAACAAGACGATCGGAACAGaaagatgaagaggaggaagtgGTGGAAGATGGCTCAGAGAGGGAGGCAGACAGTGAGGGGGAGGATGAATCTAAATCTTCCTCTACGATGAAACAGAAGATGGATGAGAAGAACGGGATGGAGAGTTCAAAGAAATCTGAGAAAGCTGCAGATGTGGAGaggaagagaaagaaagagaagaaaaagaaaggaaagaaag ATGGACCCGCATCAGACGGCGAAGAAGAGCAACGCCCCGAGGCTATGACCCAACACAACGCCACATCTGTGCAGAGCAAAAGCGGACAGTCGGGTGAGCAGGAGGGCTACAGCAGCGAGGCCTCCAGCGAGTGGG CAGCCACCAGCATCCAGAGAATAAAGAAACATTCCTCCCAAAGCGAGCTGCAGCCGCCTCCGTACCAACACGAGAGCTCGGGGAAAGGTAATTCGTCCCGCTCTGATTGGGGAAACCGGAGGGCGTCGACCCAGCACGGCTGTGACAGCCCACGGTGCTCCAGTGAAGCCAGCGTGGACCAGGACACGGACAGCTACCTCAACAAAGGCTGTGAGGAGGACATTCCCAGTGACAGCACTGCTGTTCTGGGTCCAGAG GATGGCCTTCAGCTCCCAGCAGCCTACGAACCCGAGCCCCTCGCGCAGTACGGCACGCTGGACGTCGCCTTCGAGTACGACTCCAGCGAGCAGTGGCTGGCCGTCACCGTCACCGCCGCGACCGACATCCCCGCTCTCAAACAGACGGGCAACATCTCGTGGCAGGTCCACCTGGTGCTGCTCCCCACGAAGAAACAACGGGCCAAGACGGGCGTGCAGAAGGGCCCGTGTCCTGTTTTCACAGAAACTTTTAAGTTCTCCAGAGTGGAACAGGAGGCCCTGGGGGACTGCGCCGTTCGCTTCCGCCTCTACAGCATCCGACGGATGAAAAAGGAGAAGGTCCTGGGAGAGAAAGTGTTCTACCTGACAAAGCTAAACCTGCAGGGGAAGATCGCTCTCCCCGTCACCCTGGAGCCCGGCTCTGAACTCACA GGCTGCGGCTCTTTGGTGAGTGTGTCTCGTAGTGCGGGAGCGGTCTCCTACCGCTCCACGGAAGACTCATCGCTGCCAGAGATCCTCCTGGGTCTCATCTACAACTCTGCCACAGGACAGCTATCAGCTGAGGTCATACAGGGAAGCCACTTCAAAACTACAGGGTCTGATAAACCTGTCA ATGATCTGTTTTGTTGTGTAAAACACTTCGTAGGGGGACAGCTGTACATCATGAGAG ACACCTACGTGAAACTCACCATGCTGGACTCCAAAGGCAAAGAGATGTCCAAGCATAAGACAGCCGTGTGCCGGGGACAGCCCAACCCCACCTACAAGGAGACATTCATGTTCCAGGTGGCGCTCTTCCAGCTGTCGGAGGTGTCGCTGGTGCTGTCCGTCTTCTGCCGGCGGAGCAGCATGAAACCCAGGGAGAGGCTCGGCTGGGTCTCCCTGGGCCACAGCAGCACCGGTGAGGAGCAGCAGGCCCACTGGACAGAAATGAGAGAGGCGGACGGGCAGCAGGTCTGCCACTGGCACACACTCACCGACACATAG
- the syt14b gene encoding synaptotagmin-14b isoform X4 — protein MAFFKNFQPTLPSVNISSILDSVSSRVDDLANAVSDATYAVSDQLTEQVTTMINKVQEEEDVENDSGQDSGQASSTQQGRAGSKSIWQRDSDQDQASDAAGGEHTQSQLEWEWRDGCWRVKKTEAEIAEEERRKKEQKELQEKREQRRKERREKQLEKEANSKRDVEEFNVEETNGDEGEEDEDQLAAQEKGGCDKTPLPADCQTETRRSEQKDEEEEVVEDGSEREADSEGEDESKSSSTMKQKMDEKNGMESSKKSEKAADVERKRKKEKKKKGKKDGPASDGEEEQRPEAMTQHNATSVQSKSGQSGEQEGYSSEASSEWAATSIQRIKKHSSQSELQPPPYQHESSGKGNSSRSDWGNRRASTQHGCDSPRCSSEASVDQDTDSYLNKGCEEDIPSDSTAVLGPEDGLQLPAAYEPEPLAQYGTLDVAFEYDSSEQWLAVTVTAATDIPALKQTGNISWQVHLVLLPTKKQRAKTGVQKGPCPVFTETFKFSRVEQEALGDCAVRFRLYSIRRMKKEKVLGEKVFYLTKLNLQGKIALPVTLEPGSELTGCGSLVSVSRSAGAVSYRSTEDSSLPEILLGLIYNSATGQLSAEVIQGSHFKTTGSDKPRRPFSKKMLIRVLDKLEDKTRC, from the exons ATGGCCTTCTTCAAGAACTTCCAGCCGACCCTGCCGTCTGTCAATATTTCCTCCATCCTGGACTCGGTCAGCAGTCGTGTGGATGACCTGGCGAACGCCGTCAGTGATGCTACCTACGCCGTCAGCGACCAGCTCACCGAGCAGGTCACTACTATGATTAACAaggtgcaggaggaggaggatgttgaAAATGACAGCGGTCAGGATTCGGGTCAGGCCTCCAGCACCCAACAAGGCAGGGCCGGCAGTAAAAGCATATGGCAGAGAGACTCGGACCAGGACCAGGCGAGCGACGCTGCAGGGGGAGAGCACACTCAGAGTCAGCTGGAGTGGGAATGGAGGGACGGATGCTGGCGAGTAAAAAAGACAGAAGCCGAGATAGCAGAGGAAGAGAGGAGGAAAAAGGAGCAGAAGGAGCTCCAGGAAAAGAGAGAACAGAGGAGAAAAGAGAGGAGAGAGAAGCAGCTGGAGAAGGAAGCCAATTCAAAAAGAGACGTGGAAGAATTCAACGTGGAGGAGACAAACGGGGATGAAGGAGAGGAGGATGAAGACCAATTAGCTGCTCAGGAAAAAGGTGGCTGTGATAAAACTCCTCTTCCAGCCGACTGTCAGACTGAAACAAGACGATCGGAACAGaaagatgaagaggaggaagtgGTGGAAGATGGCTCAGAGAGGGAGGCAGACAGTGAGGGGGAGGATGAATCTAAATCTTCCTCTACGATGAAACAGAAGATGGATGAGAAGAACGGGATGGAGAGTTCAAAGAAATCTGAGAAAGCTGCAGATGTGGAGaggaagagaaagaaagagaagaaaaagaaaggaaagaaag ATGGACCCGCATCAGACGGCGAAGAAGAGCAACGCCCCGAGGCTATGACCCAACACAACGCCACATCTGTGCAGAGCAAAAGCGGACAGTCGGGTGAGCAGGAGGGCTACAGCAGCGAGGCCTCCAGCGAGTGGG CAGCCACCAGCATCCAGAGAATAAAGAAACATTCCTCCCAAAGCGAGCTGCAGCCGCCTCCGTACCAACACGAGAGCTCGGGGAAAGGTAATTCGTCCCGCTCTGATTGGGGAAACCGGAGGGCGTCGACCCAGCACGGCTGTGACAGCCCACGGTGCTCCAGTGAAGCCAGCGTGGACCAGGACACGGACAGCTACCTCAACAAAGGCTGTGAGGAGGACATTCCCAGTGACAGCACTGCTGTTCTGGGTCCAGAG GATGGCCTTCAGCTCCCAGCAGCCTACGAACCCGAGCCCCTCGCGCAGTACGGCACGCTGGACGTCGCCTTCGAGTACGACTCCAGCGAGCAGTGGCTGGCCGTCACCGTCACCGCCGCGACCGACATCCCCGCTCTCAAACAGACGGGCAACATCTCGTGGCAGGTCCACCTGGTGCTGCTCCCCACGAAGAAACAACGGGCCAAGACGGGCGTGCAGAAGGGCCCGTGTCCTGTTTTCACAGAAACTTTTAAGTTCTCCAGAGTGGAACAGGAGGCCCTGGGGGACTGCGCCGTTCGCTTCCGCCTCTACAGCATCCGACGGATGAAAAAGGAGAAGGTCCTGGGAGAGAAAGTGTTCTACCTGACAAAGCTAAACCTGCAGGGGAAGATCGCTCTCCCCGTCACCCTGGAGCCCGGCTCTGAACTCACA GGCTGCGGCTCTTTGGTGAGTGTGTCTCGTAGTGCGGGAGCGGTCTCCTACCGCTCCACGGAAGACTCATCGCTGCCAGAGATCCTCCTGGGTCTCATCTACAACTCTGCCACAGGACAGCTATCAGCTGAGGTCATACAGGGAAGCCACTTCAAAACTACAGGGTCTGATAAACCT CGACGTCCCTTTTCCAAGAAGATGCTAATTAGGGTTCTCGACAAACTAGAAGATAAAACGCGATGCTAA
- the syt14b gene encoding synaptotagmin-14b isoform X5 yields the protein MAFFKNFQPTLPSVNISSILDSVSSRVDDLANAVSDATYAVSDQLTEQVTTMINKVQEEEDVENDSGQDSGQASSTQQGRAGSKSIWQRDSDQDQASDAAGGEHTQSQLEWEWRDGCWRVKKTEAEIAEEERRKKEQKELQEKREQRRKERREKQLEKEANSKRDVEEFNVEETNGDEGEEDEDQLAAQEKGGCDKTPLPADCQTETRRSEQKDEEEEVVEDGSEREADSEGEDESKSSSTMKQKMDEKNGMESSKKSEKAADVERKRKKEKKKKGKKDGPASDGEEEQRPEAMTQHNATSVQSKSGQSGEQEGYSSEASSEWAATSIQRIKKHSSQSELQPPPYQHESSGKGNSSRSDWGNRRASTQHGCDSPRCSSEASVDQDTDSYLNKGCEEDIPSDSTAVLGPEDGLQLPAAYEPEPLAQYGTLDVAFEYDSSEQWLAVTVTAATDIPALKQTGNISWQVHLVLLPTKKQRAKTGVQKGPCPVFTETFKFSRVEQEALGDCAVRFRLYSIRRMKKEKVLGEKVFYLTKLNLQGKIALPVTLEPGSELTGCGSLVSVSRSAGAVSYRSTEDSSLPEILLGLIYNSATGQLSAEVIQGSHFKTTGSDKPVTTSLFQEDAN from the exons ATGGCCTTCTTCAAGAACTTCCAGCCGACCCTGCCGTCTGTCAATATTTCCTCCATCCTGGACTCGGTCAGCAGTCGTGTGGATGACCTGGCGAACGCCGTCAGTGATGCTACCTACGCCGTCAGCGACCAGCTCACCGAGCAGGTCACTACTATGATTAACAaggtgcaggaggaggaggatgttgaAAATGACAGCGGTCAGGATTCGGGTCAGGCCTCCAGCACCCAACAAGGCAGGGCCGGCAGTAAAAGCATATGGCAGAGAGACTCGGACCAGGACCAGGCGAGCGACGCTGCAGGGGGAGAGCACACTCAGAGTCAGCTGGAGTGGGAATGGAGGGACGGATGCTGGCGAGTAAAAAAGACAGAAGCCGAGATAGCAGAGGAAGAGAGGAGGAAAAAGGAGCAGAAGGAGCTCCAGGAAAAGAGAGAACAGAGGAGAAAAGAGAGGAGAGAGAAGCAGCTGGAGAAGGAAGCCAATTCAAAAAGAGACGTGGAAGAATTCAACGTGGAGGAGACAAACGGGGATGAAGGAGAGGAGGATGAAGACCAATTAGCTGCTCAGGAAAAAGGTGGCTGTGATAAAACTCCTCTTCCAGCCGACTGTCAGACTGAAACAAGACGATCGGAACAGaaagatgaagaggaggaagtgGTGGAAGATGGCTCAGAGAGGGAGGCAGACAGTGAGGGGGAGGATGAATCTAAATCTTCCTCTACGATGAAACAGAAGATGGATGAGAAGAACGGGATGGAGAGTTCAAAGAAATCTGAGAAAGCTGCAGATGTGGAGaggaagagaaagaaagagaagaaaaagaaaggaaagaaag ATGGACCCGCATCAGACGGCGAAGAAGAGCAACGCCCCGAGGCTATGACCCAACACAACGCCACATCTGTGCAGAGCAAAAGCGGACAGTCGGGTGAGCAGGAGGGCTACAGCAGCGAGGCCTCCAGCGAGTGGG CAGCCACCAGCATCCAGAGAATAAAGAAACATTCCTCCCAAAGCGAGCTGCAGCCGCCTCCGTACCAACACGAGAGCTCGGGGAAAGGTAATTCGTCCCGCTCTGATTGGGGAAACCGGAGGGCGTCGACCCAGCACGGCTGTGACAGCCCACGGTGCTCCAGTGAAGCCAGCGTGGACCAGGACACGGACAGCTACCTCAACAAAGGCTGTGAGGAGGACATTCCCAGTGACAGCACTGCTGTTCTGGGTCCAGAG GATGGCCTTCAGCTCCCAGCAGCCTACGAACCCGAGCCCCTCGCGCAGTACGGCACGCTGGACGTCGCCTTCGAGTACGACTCCAGCGAGCAGTGGCTGGCCGTCACCGTCACCGCCGCGACCGACATCCCCGCTCTCAAACAGACGGGCAACATCTCGTGGCAGGTCCACCTGGTGCTGCTCCCCACGAAGAAACAACGGGCCAAGACGGGCGTGCAGAAGGGCCCGTGTCCTGTTTTCACAGAAACTTTTAAGTTCTCCAGAGTGGAACAGGAGGCCCTGGGGGACTGCGCCGTTCGCTTCCGCCTCTACAGCATCCGACGGATGAAAAAGGAGAAGGTCCTGGGAGAGAAAGTGTTCTACCTGACAAAGCTAAACCTGCAGGGGAAGATCGCTCTCCCCGTCACCCTGGAGCCCGGCTCTGAACTCACA GGCTGCGGCTCTTTGGTGAGTGTGTCTCGTAGTGCGGGAGCGGTCTCCTACCGCTCCACGGAAGACTCATCGCTGCCAGAGATCCTCCTGGGTCTCATCTACAACTCTGCCACAGGACAGCTATCAGCTGAGGTCATACAGGGAAGCCACTTCAAAACTACAGGGTCTGATAAACCTGTCA CGACGTCCCTTTTCCAAGAAGATGCTAATTAG